In Myotis daubentonii chromosome 16, mMyoDau2.1, whole genome shotgun sequence, one DNA window encodes the following:
- the LOC132217957 gene encoding uncharacterized protein LOC132217957 isoform X9 — protein MRLASLAPSPSYACAAPSWPQRFGAFVKPGWEVQCRAAGTGIRGSVWGTWPPAGSRCRHPGPEEEAGPDLTRPFRSAPRAGRREDGASRCDVPRGPDGGAGRRELRIFGTGRIGDHGGRLGRGAREESYVFPGFFLFPREEHRKGRSGSSPPHSQIPGLPVSKPENYNLENGKETLILERKVPRSSYSAGCSVGWRVVPIHRGYRFDPHQGAY, from the exons ATGAGGCTCGCCAGCCTCGCCCCATCCCCTTCTTACGCATGCGCGGCTCCGAGCTGGCCCCAGAGGTTCGGAGCCTTTGTCAAGCCCGGATGGGAG GTACAGTGCCGAGCGGCCGGAACAGGCATCCGAGGATCGGTCTGGGGGACCTGGCCCCCCGCGGGATCCAGGTGCCGACATCCCGGGCCCGAGGAAGAAGCGGGGCCTGACCTGACCCGGCCTTTCCGCAGCGCCCCGAGGGCCGGCCGGCGGGAGGACGGGGCTTCTCGCTGTGACGTGCCGAGAGGTCCAGATGGAGGAGCGGGGAGACGGGAGCTCCGAATCTTCGGAACCGGGAGGATTGGGGATCATGGAGGCAGATTGGGCCGAGGTGCCCGAGAAGAGAG CTATGTCTTTCCAGGATTCTTTCTATTCCCAAGAGAAGAGCACAGAAAAGGGAGAAGTGGCAGCTCTCCGCCTCACAGCCAGATCCCAG GGCTTCCAGTTTCCAAGCCTGAGAACTACAATTTGGAGAATGGAAAGGAAACATTGATTCTTGAGAGAAAAGTCCCCAGAAGCAGCTATTCAG CTGggtgttcagttggttggagagttgtcCCAATACACCGAGGTTACAGATTTGATCCCCATCAGGGCGCTTACTag
- the LOC132217957 gene encoding zinc finger protein 286A isoform X10: MEERGDGSSESSEPGGLGIMEADWAEVPEKRAMSFQDSFYSQEKSTEKGEVAALRLTARSQASVTFKDVAMDLTPEEWGKLDPAQRDVMLENYRNLVSLWLPVSKPENYNLENGKETLILERKVPRSSYSAGCSVGWRVVPIHRGYRFDPHQGAY, from the exons ATGGAGGAGCGGGGAGACGGGAGCTCCGAATCTTCGGAACCGGGAGGATTGGGGATCATGGAGGCAGATTGGGCCGAGGTGCCCGAGAAGAGAG CTATGTCTTTCCAGGATTCTTTCTATTCCCAAGAGAAGAGCACAGAAAAGGGAGAAGTGGCAGCTCTCCGCCTCACAGCCAGATCCCAG GCGTCTGTGACATTCAAGGATGTGGCCATGGACCTTACCCCCGAGGAGTGGGGGAAGCTGGATCCTGCACAGAGGgacgtgatgctggagaactatAGGAACCTGGTCTCGCTCT GGCTTCCAGTTTCCAAGCCTGAGAACTACAATTTGGAGAATGGAAAGGAAACATTGATTCTTGAGAGAAAAGTCCCCAGAAGCAGCTATTCAG CTGggtgttcagttggttggagagttgtcCCAATACACCGAGGTTACAGATTTGATCCCCATCAGGGCGCTTACTag
- the LOC132217957 gene encoding zinc finger protein 286A isoform X5 gives MEERGDGSSESSEPGGLGIMEADWAEVPEKRAMSFQDSFYSQEKSTEKGEVAALRLTARSQCIETPYQAQIPADVLSFMWRSIFPHSRSSWLPVSKPENYNLENGKETLILERKVPRSSYSDSECRPESKDSTSVQDFSKEASCQVAIIDRLTGNSVYDTNLKTTLECENLLENQQGNQGRHLREMFTYINSLPEERAHDHDVYWKNFSQKSVLLTQDRVSKGSYAFHTLEKRLKQKSSLRKKRTYKEKKPHKCNDCGELFTYHSVLIRHQRVHTGEKPYSCNECGKSFSHRANLTKHQRTHTRILFECSECKKAFTESSSLAIHQRIHIGERPYECSECGKGFNRSTHLVQHQLIHTGVKPYECNECDKAFIHSSALIKHQRTHTGEKPYKCQECGKAFSHCSSLTKHQRVHTGEKPYECSECGKTFSQSTHLVQHQRIHTGEKPYECNECGKTFSRSSNFAKHQRIHIGKKPYKCNDCGKAFIHSSALIQHQRTHTGEKPYRCNECGKSFKCSSSLIRHQRIHTQEQP, from the exons ATGGAGGAGCGGGGAGACGGGAGCTCCGAATCTTCGGAACCGGGAGGATTGGGGATCATGGAGGCAGATTGGGCCGAGGTGCCCGAGAAGAGAG CTATGTCTTTCCAGGATTCTTTCTATTCCCAAGAGAAGAGCACAGAAAAGGGAGAAGTGGCAGCTCTCCGCCTCACAGCCAGATCCCAG TGCATAGAAACTCCTTACCAGGCCCAGATTCCTGCAGATGTTTTAAGCTTCATGTGGAGGTCCATCTTCCCTCACTCCAGATCTTCCT GGCTTCCAGTTTCCAAGCCTGAGAACTACAATTTGGAGAATGGAAAGGAAACATTGATTCTTGAGAGAAAAGTCCCCAGAAGCAGCTATTCAG aCTCAGAGTGTAGACCTGAGAGCAAGGATTCAACTTCAGTGCAAGATTTTTCCAAAGAAGCATCATGCCAGGTTGCAATAATAGACAGACTGACAGGAAATAGTGTCTATGATACCAACTTGAAAACAACTCTTGAATGTGAAAATTTGTTAGAGAACCAGCAAGGAAATCAGGGGAGACACTTAAGAGAAATGTTCACCTACATTAATTCACTCCCTGAAGAAAGAGCTCATGATCATGATGTATATTGGAAAAACTTTAGTCAGAAGTCTGTCCTTCTCACTCAAGACAGAGTTTCAAAAGGATCCTATGCCTTTCATACACTTGAAAAGAGATTGAAACAGAAATCAAGTTTAAGGAAAAAGAGAAcctataaagagaaaaaacctCATAAATGTAATGATTGTGGTGAACTGTTCACTTACCATTCAGTGCTTATTCGACACCAGAGAGtccatactggagagaaaccctatagctgcaatgaatgtgggaaatcttttagccaCAGAGCTAATTTAACTAAACATCAGAGAACTCATACTAGAATTCTCTTTGAGTGCAGTGAATGCAAGAAAGCCTTTACAGAAAGCTCGTCCCTTGCAatacatcagagaattcacattGGAGAGagaccttatgaatgtagtgaatgtgggaaaggaTTTAATCGAAGTACACATCTTGTACAGCATCAGTTGATCCATACTGGAGTGAAGCCTTACGAATGTAATGAATGTGATAAAGCTTTTATTCATTCCTCAGCACTCATCAAACATCAAAGaactcatactggagagaaaccctataaatgtcaggaatgtgggaaagcttttagcCATTGCTCATCCCTGACtaaacatcagagagttcatactggagaaaagccatatgaatgtagtgaatgtggaaaaacCTTTAGTCAGAGCACACATCTTGTTCAACATcaaagaattcacactggagagaaaccctatgagtGTAACGAATGTGGGAAAACCTTCAGCCGGAGTTCAAATTTTGCTAAACATCAAAGAATTCATATTGGAAAGAAACCATACAAATGTAATGATTGTGGTAAagcctttattcattcatcagctcTTATTCAACACCAGAGaactcatactggagagaaaccctatagatgtaatgaatgtgggaaaagcTTTAAGTGCAGTTCATCCCTCATCAGACATCAAAGAATCCATACACAAGAGCAACcatga
- the LOC132217957 gene encoding zinc finger protein 286A isoform X4, which produces MEERGDGSSESSEPGGLGIMEADWAEVPEKRAMSFQDSFYSQEKSTEKGEVAALRLTARSQASVTFKDVAMDLTPEEWGKLDPAQRDVMLENYRNLVSLWLPVSKPENYNLENGKETLILERKVPRSSYSDSECRPESKDSTSVQDFSKEASCQVAIIDRLTGNSVYDTNLKTTLECENLLENQQGNQGRHLREMFTYINSLPEERAHDHDVYWKNFSQKSVLLTQDRVSKGSYAFHTLEKRLKQKSSLRKKRTYKEKKPHKCNDCGELFTYHSVLIRHQRVHTGEKPYSCNECGKSFSHRANLTKHQRTHTRILFECSECKKAFTESSSLAIHQRIHIGERPYECSECGKGFNRSTHLVQHQLIHTGVKPYECNECDKAFIHSSALIKHQRTHTGEKPYKCQECGKAFSHCSSLTKHQRVHTGEKPYECSECGKTFSQSTHLVQHQRIHTGEKPYECNECGKTFSRSSNFAKHQRIHIGKKPYKCNDCGKAFIHSSALIQHQRTHTGEKPYRCNECGKSFKCSSSLIRHQRIHTQEQP; this is translated from the exons ATGGAGGAGCGGGGAGACGGGAGCTCCGAATCTTCGGAACCGGGAGGATTGGGGATCATGGAGGCAGATTGGGCCGAGGTGCCCGAGAAGAGAG CTATGTCTTTCCAGGATTCTTTCTATTCCCAAGAGAAGAGCACAGAAAAGGGAGAAGTGGCAGCTCTCCGCCTCACAGCCAGATCCCAG GCGTCTGTGACATTCAAGGATGTGGCCATGGACCTTACCCCCGAGGAGTGGGGGAAGCTGGATCCTGCACAGAGGgacgtgatgctggagaactatAGGAACCTGGTCTCGCTCT GGCTTCCAGTTTCCAAGCCTGAGAACTACAATTTGGAGAATGGAAAGGAAACATTGATTCTTGAGAGAAAAGTCCCCAGAAGCAGCTATTCAG aCTCAGAGTGTAGACCTGAGAGCAAGGATTCAACTTCAGTGCAAGATTTTTCCAAAGAAGCATCATGCCAGGTTGCAATAATAGACAGACTGACAGGAAATAGTGTCTATGATACCAACTTGAAAACAACTCTTGAATGTGAAAATTTGTTAGAGAACCAGCAAGGAAATCAGGGGAGACACTTAAGAGAAATGTTCACCTACATTAATTCACTCCCTGAAGAAAGAGCTCATGATCATGATGTATATTGGAAAAACTTTAGTCAGAAGTCTGTCCTTCTCACTCAAGACAGAGTTTCAAAAGGATCCTATGCCTTTCATACACTTGAAAAGAGATTGAAACAGAAATCAAGTTTAAGGAAAAAGAGAAcctataaagagaaaaaacctCATAAATGTAATGATTGTGGTGAACTGTTCACTTACCATTCAGTGCTTATTCGACACCAGAGAGtccatactggagagaaaccctatagctgcaatgaatgtgggaaatcttttagccaCAGAGCTAATTTAACTAAACATCAGAGAACTCATACTAGAATTCTCTTTGAGTGCAGTGAATGCAAGAAAGCCTTTACAGAAAGCTCGTCCCTTGCAatacatcagagaattcacattGGAGAGagaccttatgaatgtagtgaatgtgggaaaggaTTTAATCGAAGTACACATCTTGTACAGCATCAGTTGATCCATACTGGAGTGAAGCCTTACGAATGTAATGAATGTGATAAAGCTTTTATTCATTCCTCAGCACTCATCAAACATCAAAGaactcatactggagagaaaccctataaatgtcaggaatgtgggaaagcttttagcCATTGCTCATCCCTGACtaaacatcagagagttcatactggagaaaagccatatgaatgtagtgaatgtggaaaaacCTTTAGTCAGAGCACACATCTTGTTCAACATcaaagaattcacactggagagaaaccctatgagtGTAACGAATGTGGGAAAACCTTCAGCCGGAGTTCAAATTTTGCTAAACATCAAAGAATTCATATTGGAAAGAAACCATACAAATGTAATGATTGTGGTAAagcctttattcattcatcagctcTTATTCAACACCAGAGaactcatactggagagaaaccctatagatgtaatgaatgtgggaaaagcTTTAAGTGCAGTTCATCCCTCATCAGACATCAAAGAATCCATACACAAGAGCAACcatga
- the LOC132217957 gene encoding zinc finger protein 286A isoform X2 produces the protein MEERGDGSSESSEPGGLGIMEADWAEVPEKRAMSFQDSFYSQEKSTEKGEVAALRLTARSQASVTFKDVAMDLTPEEWGKLDPAQRDVMLENYRNLVSLCMNTCVFQCIETPYQAQIPADVLSFMWRSIFPHSRSSWLPVSKPENYNLENGKETLILERKVPRSSYSDSECRPESKDSTSVQDFSKEASCQVAIIDRLTGNSVYDTNLKTTLECENLLENQQGNQGRHLREMFTYINSLPEERAHDHDVYWKNFSQKSVLLTQDRVSKGSYAFHTLEKRLKQKSSLRKKRTYKEKKPHKCNDCGELFTYHSVLIRHQRVHTGEKPYSCNECGKSFSHRANLTKHQRTHTRILFECSECKKAFTESSSLAIHQRIHIGERPYECSECGKGFNRSTHLVQHQLIHTGVKPYECNECDKAFIHSSALIKHQRTHTGEKPYKCQECGKAFSHCSSLTKHQRVHTGEKPYECSECGKTFSQSTHLVQHQRIHTGEKPYECNECGKTFSRSSNFAKHQRIHIGKKPYKCNDCGKAFIHSSALIQHQRTHTGEKPYRCNECGKSFKCSSSLIRHQRIHTQEQP, from the exons ATGGAGGAGCGGGGAGACGGGAGCTCCGAATCTTCGGAACCGGGAGGATTGGGGATCATGGAGGCAGATTGGGCCGAGGTGCCCGAGAAGAGAG CTATGTCTTTCCAGGATTCTTTCTATTCCCAAGAGAAGAGCACAGAAAAGGGAGAAGTGGCAGCTCTCCGCCTCACAGCCAGATCCCAG GCGTCTGTGACATTCAAGGATGTGGCCATGGACCTTACCCCCGAGGAGTGGGGGAAGCTGGATCCTGCACAGAGGgacgtgatgctggagaactatAGGAACCTGGTCTCGCTCT GCATGAACACTTGTGTTTTCCAGTGCATAGAAACTCCTTACCAGGCCCAGATTCCTGCAGATGTTTTAAGCTTCATGTGGAGGTCCATCTTCCCTCACTCCAGATCTTCCT GGCTTCCAGTTTCCAAGCCTGAGAACTACAATTTGGAGAATGGAAAGGAAACATTGATTCTTGAGAGAAAAGTCCCCAGAAGCAGCTATTCAG aCTCAGAGTGTAGACCTGAGAGCAAGGATTCAACTTCAGTGCAAGATTTTTCCAAAGAAGCATCATGCCAGGTTGCAATAATAGACAGACTGACAGGAAATAGTGTCTATGATACCAACTTGAAAACAACTCTTGAATGTGAAAATTTGTTAGAGAACCAGCAAGGAAATCAGGGGAGACACTTAAGAGAAATGTTCACCTACATTAATTCACTCCCTGAAGAAAGAGCTCATGATCATGATGTATATTGGAAAAACTTTAGTCAGAAGTCTGTCCTTCTCACTCAAGACAGAGTTTCAAAAGGATCCTATGCCTTTCATACACTTGAAAAGAGATTGAAACAGAAATCAAGTTTAAGGAAAAAGAGAAcctataaagagaaaaaacctCATAAATGTAATGATTGTGGTGAACTGTTCACTTACCATTCAGTGCTTATTCGACACCAGAGAGtccatactggagagaaaccctatagctgcaatgaatgtgggaaatcttttagccaCAGAGCTAATTTAACTAAACATCAGAGAACTCATACTAGAATTCTCTTTGAGTGCAGTGAATGCAAGAAAGCCTTTACAGAAAGCTCGTCCCTTGCAatacatcagagaattcacattGGAGAGagaccttatgaatgtagtgaatgtgggaaaggaTTTAATCGAAGTACACATCTTGTACAGCATCAGTTGATCCATACTGGAGTGAAGCCTTACGAATGTAATGAATGTGATAAAGCTTTTATTCATTCCTCAGCACTCATCAAACATCAAAGaactcatactggagagaaaccctataaatgtcaggaatgtgggaaagcttttagcCATTGCTCATCCCTGACtaaacatcagagagttcatactggagaaaagccatatgaatgtagtgaatgtggaaaaacCTTTAGTCAGAGCACACATCTTGTTCAACATcaaagaattcacactggagagaaaccctatgagtGTAACGAATGTGGGAAAACCTTCAGCCGGAGTTCAAATTTTGCTAAACATCAAAGAATTCATATTGGAAAGAAACCATACAAATGTAATGATTGTGGTAAagcctttattcattcatcagctcTTATTCAACACCAGAGaactcatactggagagaaaccctatagatgtaatgaatgtgggaaaagcTTTAAGTGCAGTTCATCCCTCATCAGACATCAAAGAATCCATACACAAGAGCAACcatga
- the LOC132217957 gene encoding zinc finger protein 286A isoform X6, with product MTPGSRVVWAAFSYVFPGFFLFPREEHRKGRSGSSPPHSQIPGLPVSKPENYNLENGKETLILERKVPRSSYSDSECRPESKDSTSVQDFSKEASCQVAIIDRLTGNSVYDTNLKTTLECENLLENQQGNQGRHLREMFTYINSLPEERAHDHDVYWKNFSQKSVLLTQDRVSKGSYAFHTLEKRLKQKSSLRKKRTYKEKKPHKCNDCGELFTYHSVLIRHQRVHTGEKPYSCNECGKSFSHRANLTKHQRTHTRILFECSECKKAFTESSSLAIHQRIHIGERPYECSECGKGFNRSTHLVQHQLIHTGVKPYECNECDKAFIHSSALIKHQRTHTGEKPYKCQECGKAFSHCSSLTKHQRVHTGEKPYECSECGKTFSQSTHLVQHQRIHTGEKPYECNECGKTFSRSSNFAKHQRIHIGKKPYKCNDCGKAFIHSSALIQHQRTHTGEKPYRCNECGKSFKCSSSLIRHQRIHTQEQP from the exons ATGACCCCAGGGTCAAGGGTTGTCTGGGCTGCCTTCAG CTATGTCTTTCCAGGATTCTTTCTATTCCCAAGAGAAGAGCACAGAAAAGGGAGAAGTGGCAGCTCTCCGCCTCACAGCCAGATCCCAG GGCTTCCAGTTTCCAAGCCTGAGAACTACAATTTGGAGAATGGAAAGGAAACATTGATTCTTGAGAGAAAAGTCCCCAGAAGCAGCTATTCAG aCTCAGAGTGTAGACCTGAGAGCAAGGATTCAACTTCAGTGCAAGATTTTTCCAAAGAAGCATCATGCCAGGTTGCAATAATAGACAGACTGACAGGAAATAGTGTCTATGATACCAACTTGAAAACAACTCTTGAATGTGAAAATTTGTTAGAGAACCAGCAAGGAAATCAGGGGAGACACTTAAGAGAAATGTTCACCTACATTAATTCACTCCCTGAAGAAAGAGCTCATGATCATGATGTATATTGGAAAAACTTTAGTCAGAAGTCTGTCCTTCTCACTCAAGACAGAGTTTCAAAAGGATCCTATGCCTTTCATACACTTGAAAAGAGATTGAAACAGAAATCAAGTTTAAGGAAAAAGAGAAcctataaagagaaaaaacctCATAAATGTAATGATTGTGGTGAACTGTTCACTTACCATTCAGTGCTTATTCGACACCAGAGAGtccatactggagagaaaccctatagctgcaatgaatgtgggaaatcttttagccaCAGAGCTAATTTAACTAAACATCAGAGAACTCATACTAGAATTCTCTTTGAGTGCAGTGAATGCAAGAAAGCCTTTACAGAAAGCTCGTCCCTTGCAatacatcagagaattcacattGGAGAGagaccttatgaatgtagtgaatgtgggaaaggaTTTAATCGAAGTACACATCTTGTACAGCATCAGTTGATCCATACTGGAGTGAAGCCTTACGAATGTAATGAATGTGATAAAGCTTTTATTCATTCCTCAGCACTCATCAAACATCAAAGaactcatactggagagaaaccctataaatgtcaggaatgtgggaaagcttttagcCATTGCTCATCCCTGACtaaacatcagagagttcatactggagaaaagccatatgaatgtagtgaatgtggaaaaacCTTTAGTCAGAGCACACATCTTGTTCAACATcaaagaattcacactggagagaaaccctatgagtGTAACGAATGTGGGAAAACCTTCAGCCGGAGTTCAAATTTTGCTAAACATCAAAGAATTCATATTGGAAAGAAACCATACAAATGTAATGATTGTGGTAAagcctttattcattcatcagctcTTATTCAACACCAGAGaactcatactggagagaaaccctatagatgtaatgaatgtgggaaaagcTTTAAGTGCAGTTCATCCCTCATCAGACATCAAAGAATCCATACACAAGAGCAACcatga
- the LOC132217957 gene encoding zinc finger protein 286A isoform X11, translating into MRGSELAPEVRSLCQARMGGDYVFPGFFLFPREEHRKGRSGSSPPHSQIPGLPVSKPENYNLENGKETLILERKVPRSSYSDSECRPESKDSTSVQDFSKEASCQVAIIDRLTGNSVYDTNLKTTLECENLLENQQGNQGRHLREMFTYINSLPEERAHDHDVYWKNFSQKSVLLTQDRVSKGSYAFHTLEKRLKQKSSLRKKRTYKEKKPHKCNDCGELFTYHSVLIRHQRVHTGEKPYSCNECGKSFSHRANLTKHQRTHTRILFECSECKKAFTESSSLAIHQRIHIGERPYECSECGKGFNRSTHLVQHQLIHTGVKPYECNECDKAFIHSSALIKHQRTHTGEKPYKCQECGKAFSHCSSLTKHQRVHTGEKPYECSECGKTFSQSTHLVQHQRIHTGEKPYECNECGKTFSRSSNFAKHQRIHIGKKPYKCNDCGKAFIHSSALIQHQRTHTGEKPYRCNECGKSFKCSSSLIRHQRIHTQEQP; encoded by the exons ATGCGCGGCTCCGAGCTGGCCCCAGAGGTTCGGAGCCTTTGTCAAGCCCGGATGGGAGGTGA CTATGTCTTTCCAGGATTCTTTCTATTCCCAAGAGAAGAGCACAGAAAAGGGAGAAGTGGCAGCTCTCCGCCTCACAGCCAGATCCCAG GGCTTCCAGTTTCCAAGCCTGAGAACTACAATTTGGAGAATGGAAAGGAAACATTGATTCTTGAGAGAAAAGTCCCCAGAAGCAGCTATTCAG aCTCAGAGTGTAGACCTGAGAGCAAGGATTCAACTTCAGTGCAAGATTTTTCCAAAGAAGCATCATGCCAGGTTGCAATAATAGACAGACTGACAGGAAATAGTGTCTATGATACCAACTTGAAAACAACTCTTGAATGTGAAAATTTGTTAGAGAACCAGCAAGGAAATCAGGGGAGACACTTAAGAGAAATGTTCACCTACATTAATTCACTCCCTGAAGAAAGAGCTCATGATCATGATGTATATTGGAAAAACTTTAGTCAGAAGTCTGTCCTTCTCACTCAAGACAGAGTTTCAAAAGGATCCTATGCCTTTCATACACTTGAAAAGAGATTGAAACAGAAATCAAGTTTAAGGAAAAAGAGAAcctataaagagaaaaaacctCATAAATGTAATGATTGTGGTGAACTGTTCACTTACCATTCAGTGCTTATTCGACACCAGAGAGtccatactggagagaaaccctatagctgcaatgaatgtgggaaatcttttagccaCAGAGCTAATTTAACTAAACATCAGAGAACTCATACTAGAATTCTCTTTGAGTGCAGTGAATGCAAGAAAGCCTTTACAGAAAGCTCGTCCCTTGCAatacatcagagaattcacattGGAGAGagaccttatgaatgtagtgaatgtgggaaaggaTTTAATCGAAGTACACATCTTGTACAGCATCAGTTGATCCATACTGGAGTGAAGCCTTACGAATGTAATGAATGTGATAAAGCTTTTATTCATTCCTCAGCACTCATCAAACATCAAAGaactcatactggagagaaaccctataaatgtcaggaatgtgggaaagcttttagcCATTGCTCATCCCTGACtaaacatcagagagttcatactggagaaaagccatatgaatgtagtgaatgtggaaaaacCTTTAGTCAGAGCACACATCTTGTTCAACATcaaagaattcacactggagagaaaccctatgagtGTAACGAATGTGGGAAAACCTTCAGCCGGAGTTCAAATTTTGCTAAACATCAAAGAATTCATATTGGAAAGAAACCATACAAATGTAATGATTGTGGTAAagcctttattcattcatcagctcTTATTCAACACCAGAGaactcatactggagagaaaccctatagatgtaatgaatgtgggaaaagcTTTAAGTGCAGTTCATCCCTCATCAGACATCAAAGAATCCATACACAAGAGCAACcatga
- the LOC132217957 gene encoding zinc finger protein 286A isoform X1 — translation MRLASLAPSPSYACAAPSWPQRFGAFVKPGWEVQCRAAGTGIRGSVWGTWPPAGSRCRHPGPEEEAGPDLTRPFRSAPRAGRREDGASRCDVPRGPDGGAGRRELRIFGTGRIGDHGGRLGRGAREESYVFPGFFLFPREEHRKGRSGSSPPHSQIPGLPVSKPENYNLENGKETLILERKVPRSSYSDSECRPESKDSTSVQDFSKEASCQVAIIDRLTGNSVYDTNLKTTLECENLLENQQGNQGRHLREMFTYINSLPEERAHDHDVYWKNFSQKSVLLTQDRVSKGSYAFHTLEKRLKQKSSLRKKRTYKEKKPHKCNDCGELFTYHSVLIRHQRVHTGEKPYSCNECGKSFSHRANLTKHQRTHTRILFECSECKKAFTESSSLAIHQRIHIGERPYECSECGKGFNRSTHLVQHQLIHTGVKPYECNECDKAFIHSSALIKHQRTHTGEKPYKCQECGKAFSHCSSLTKHQRVHTGEKPYECSECGKTFSQSTHLVQHQRIHTGEKPYECNECGKTFSRSSNFAKHQRIHIGKKPYKCNDCGKAFIHSSALIQHQRTHTGEKPYRCNECGKSFKCSSSLIRHQRIHTQEQP, via the exons ATGAGGCTCGCCAGCCTCGCCCCATCCCCTTCTTACGCATGCGCGGCTCCGAGCTGGCCCCAGAGGTTCGGAGCCTTTGTCAAGCCCGGATGGGAG GTACAGTGCCGAGCGGCCGGAACAGGCATCCGAGGATCGGTCTGGGGGACCTGGCCCCCCGCGGGATCCAGGTGCCGACATCCCGGGCCCGAGGAAGAAGCGGGGCCTGACCTGACCCGGCCTTTCCGCAGCGCCCCGAGGGCCGGCCGGCGGGAGGACGGGGCTTCTCGCTGTGACGTGCCGAGAGGTCCAGATGGAGGAGCGGGGAGACGGGAGCTCCGAATCTTCGGAACCGGGAGGATTGGGGATCATGGAGGCAGATTGGGCCGAGGTGCCCGAGAAGAGAG CTATGTCTTTCCAGGATTCTTTCTATTCCCAAGAGAAGAGCACAGAAAAGGGAGAAGTGGCAGCTCTCCGCCTCACAGCCAGATCCCAG GGCTTCCAGTTTCCAAGCCTGAGAACTACAATTTGGAGAATGGAAAGGAAACATTGATTCTTGAGAGAAAAGTCCCCAGAAGCAGCTATTCAG aCTCAGAGTGTAGACCTGAGAGCAAGGATTCAACTTCAGTGCAAGATTTTTCCAAAGAAGCATCATGCCAGGTTGCAATAATAGACAGACTGACAGGAAATAGTGTCTATGATACCAACTTGAAAACAACTCTTGAATGTGAAAATTTGTTAGAGAACCAGCAAGGAAATCAGGGGAGACACTTAAGAGAAATGTTCACCTACATTAATTCACTCCCTGAAGAAAGAGCTCATGATCATGATGTATATTGGAAAAACTTTAGTCAGAAGTCTGTCCTTCTCACTCAAGACAGAGTTTCAAAAGGATCCTATGCCTTTCATACACTTGAAAAGAGATTGAAACAGAAATCAAGTTTAAGGAAAAAGAGAAcctataaagagaaaaaacctCATAAATGTAATGATTGTGGTGAACTGTTCACTTACCATTCAGTGCTTATTCGACACCAGAGAGtccatactggagagaaaccctatagctgcaatgaatgtgggaaatcttttagccaCAGAGCTAATTTAACTAAACATCAGAGAACTCATACTAGAATTCTCTTTGAGTGCAGTGAATGCAAGAAAGCCTTTACAGAAAGCTCGTCCCTTGCAatacatcagagaattcacattGGAGAGagaccttatgaatgtagtgaatgtgggaaaggaTTTAATCGAAGTACACATCTTGTACAGCATCAGTTGATCCATACTGGAGTGAAGCCTTACGAATGTAATGAATGTGATAAAGCTTTTATTCATTCCTCAGCACTCATCAAACATCAAAGaactcatactggagagaaaccctataaatgtcaggaatgtgggaaagcttttagcCATTGCTCATCCCTGACtaaacatcagagagttcatactggagaaaagccatatgaatgtagtgaatgtggaaaaacCTTTAGTCAGAGCACACATCTTGTTCAACATcaaagaattcacactggagagaaaccctatgagtGTAACGAATGTGGGAAAACCTTCAGCCGGAGTTCAAATTTTGCTAAACATCAAAGAATTCATATTGGAAAGAAACCATACAAATGTAATGATTGTGGTAAagcctttattcattcatcagctcTTATTCAACACCAGAGaactcatactggagagaaaccctatagatgtaatgaatgtgggaaaagcTTTAAGTGCAGTTCATCCCTCATCAGACATCAAAGAATCCATACACAAGAGCAACcatga